One genomic window of Meles meles chromosome 3, mMelMel3.1 paternal haplotype, whole genome shotgun sequence includes the following:
- the MRPL55 gene encoding 39S ribosomal protein L55, mitochondrial: MAAAGRLLGLLRQPVLMEYALVHARLHTSSWQADSNRASLTRVHRQAYARLYPVLLVKQDGSTIHIRYREPRRMLEMPVDLDALSPEERRARFRKREAQLRKKEEEEPELSDDFDVEQYKRFWTKK, from the exons ATGGCCGCCGCGGGCAGGCTGCTTGG CCTGCTGCGGCAGCCCGTGTTGATGGAATATGCTCTGGTGCATGCCCGCCTACATACGTCCTCCTGGCAGGCCGACAGCAACAGGGCCTCCCTCACACGTGTGCACCGACAAGCCTATGCACGCCTCTACCCCGTGCTCCTGGTCAAGCAGGACGGCTCCACCATCCACATCCGCTACCGGGAGCCACGACGAATGCTTGAG atGCCTGTGGACCTGGATGCCCTGTCCCCAGAGGAGAGGCGGGCACGGTTCCGGAAACGTGAGGCCCAGCTccgaaagaaagaggaggaggagccagAGCTCAGTGATGACTTTGACGTGGAGCAGTACAAGCGGTTTTGGACAAAAAAGTGA
- the GUK1 gene encoding guanylate kinase isoform X1 produces MLRRPLAGLAAAALGRVPADGMSGPRPVVLSGPSGAGKSTLLKRLLQEHGSVFGFSVSHTTRDPRPGEENGKDYYFVTREVMQRDIAAGDFIEHAEFSGNLYGTSKAAVRAVQAMNRICVLDVDLQGVRNIKKTDLRPIYIFVQPPSLDVLEQRLRQRNTETEESLAKRMAAARVDMETSKEQGLFDLVIINDNLDMAYRTLEEALSEEIKNVQRTSCS; encoded by the exons aTGCTGCGACGCCCGCTGGCCGGGCTGGCGGCGGCCGCCTTGGGCCGCGTCCCCGCGGATG GGATGTCAGGACCACGGCCTGTCGTGCTGAGTGGACCCTCAGGGGCCGGGAAGAGCACCCTGCTCAAGAGACTTCTGCAGGAGCATGGCAGTGTCTTCGGGTTCAGCGTGTCCC ATACCACGCGGGACCCGCGGCCTGGAGAAGAGAATGGCAAAG ATTACTACTTCGTGACCAGAGAAGTGATGCAGCGGGACATCGCCGCAGGCGACTTCATTGAGCATGCCGAGTTCTCGGGGAACCTATATGGGACTAG CAAAGCAGCTGTGCGGGCCGTGCAGGCCATGAATCGCATCTGCGTGCTGGACGTGGACCTGCAGGGTGTGCGTAACATCAAGAAGACGGACCTGCGGCCCATCTACATCTTCGTGCAGCCGCCCTCACTGGATgtcctg GAGCAGCGGCTGCGGCAGCGCaacacagagacagaggagagccTGGCCAAGCGTATGGCTGCTGCTCGGGTGGACATGGAGACCA GCAAGGAGCAGGGCCTGTTCGACCTGGTCATCATCAATGACAACCTGGACATGGCCTACCGGACCTTGGAGGAGGCACTGTCCGAG GAAATCAAGAACGTTCAGAGGACCAGCTGCTCCTGA
- the GUK1 gene encoding guanylate kinase isoform X2: MSGPRPVVLSGPSGAGKSTLLKRLLQEHGSVFGFSVSHTTRDPRPGEENGKDYYFVTREVMQRDIAAGDFIEHAEFSGNLYGTSKAAVRAVQAMNRICVLDVDLQGVRNIKKTDLRPIYIFVQPPSLDVLEQRLRQRNTETEESLAKRMAAARVDMETSKEQGLFDLVIINDNLDMAYRTLEEALSEEIKNVQRTSCS; the protein is encoded by the exons ATGTCAGGACCACGGCCTGTCGTGCTGAGTGGACCCTCAGGGGCCGGGAAGAGCACCCTGCTCAAGAGACTTCTGCAGGAGCATGGCAGTGTCTTCGGGTTCAGCGTGTCCC ATACCACGCGGGACCCGCGGCCTGGAGAAGAGAATGGCAAAG ATTACTACTTCGTGACCAGAGAAGTGATGCAGCGGGACATCGCCGCAGGCGACTTCATTGAGCATGCCGAGTTCTCGGGGAACCTATATGGGACTAG CAAAGCAGCTGTGCGGGCCGTGCAGGCCATGAATCGCATCTGCGTGCTGGACGTGGACCTGCAGGGTGTGCGTAACATCAAGAAGACGGACCTGCGGCCCATCTACATCTTCGTGCAGCCGCCCTCACTGGATgtcctg GAGCAGCGGCTGCGGCAGCGCaacacagagacagaggagagccTGGCCAAGCGTATGGCTGCTGCTCGGGTGGACATGGAGACCA GCAAGGAGCAGGGCCTGTTCGACCTGGTCATCATCAATGACAACCTGGACATGGCCTACCGGACCTTGGAGGAGGCACTGTCCGAG GAAATCAAGAACGTTCAGAGGACCAGCTGCTCCTGA